The genome window GCAGGCGTTCTTTGATTACTGTTTTGGCAGGAAGGCAAAGGGAAAAAGACTtctaggggggaaaaaaaggggtTACAAAACAGGctttgtgcatttgtgtgtgctgTATGTGTGAATTTTAcccttttctgtgtgttttctgaGGAGTCAATTTTCACAGCTAGCTGAGCCAGAGGATGCACTAGAATGGAAAAGCGAGAGACGGTCTAATTACCAGACTCCTCAAGGGCAAGTCCTCCCGAGCTTCGTCTGTTCCATTCTACTCCACGGAGTCGTGACGTTGCCAGCCTGTGCGGGCACCTCTGCTTCCGTCCCGGGCCCTGTCGTCTGCCGCCCAGGAAGGCACTGACATACGGCAGTGCTTCGTCCtgttagacagacagacagacagacagacacacacacacacacacacacactgagcagAGTTCACTTCACACATCACACAGATTGTCTGCTTGTCCTGTAGCATGACAGGGGCAGCTGCCTTCTCGATTTGTATCTCACCTTTTACAAAGAGACAGTCCTCTTCAGTGCCATCTGAAGAGATGCGACTGTTGTTCACACTGTAGCTTAAGACAAACAGGCGTGGGACATTCTCCGTGCAGGCGCTCGCGGCCTGTGCTgctccggcccggcccggcccgcgcccCACGGCGTTATTGCTTTGGGAGTGCGCCTCAGAGCACAGGTTTCTGTCTCACAGAAGGTCGGGACAGGCATTTAGATTTTTCACAAGGaaacaaaagcatttttttttgctCTCTAGGTTAAGTGCAGAACATCAAATTTCTAAGTGCTCCATGGATACTACGTtccaaatatacattttaatttaatccCGATCGTCCACATTAAAATTATGAATGTAAAAATTACACAACAGACGTGTTGGCTGCAAAAGAAAGGCAGTGTCTGGCAGCATGCACAAAGACCATGCATTGTCGCGTCGGCGTCGGCGGGCGGGCCGAGGGAAAGGTAATAAATAATGCTCCTGACGCCCACTCCGAGCAGTACCGCCGGGAAGTGGAGACGGGTGCAGGGAGCCGGGGCCGGGCCCCAGGGCGCTCAGATGACGTGGCAGCAGCTGGCCTGGCTGGAGGCACACAGCAGCCCCTCCTTAGGGTTCCGCTGGATGTTCACAGAGATGGTCTTTTCGCACAGAGGTAGCTGGAGCACGTTGTTTTTCAGGTTCTTGCTCTTTATCCGTTCCAACTCGGTGGTGGTGTCTGCCATGTGGTCGGAGAAAAACTTGATGCCGCCCACGGCCGGGGCCGGCCCCGCGTGGCCCGTGGAGCTGATGCACATCTTCCACGAGGACTTCTCCTGCACCTTCACGCTGGAGAAGGACAGGCCGTGCTGCGGGTCGATGAGGTACCTGGCGCTCCCGTGCAGCTGCGAGCCCAGGCACAGGCTCATGAGTTTGAGGCTCTCCACCAGCTCCCCCGCGCTGCGCGAGGCCAGCTGCATGGAGTTGCCCGGGCCGGCGCAGCGGCGCGTGGTGCCCGAGCTGTTGGTAGGGTTGCCGCCCGAGCCGCCGGCGGGGCTGCCCCCACCGGCATTGTTCTCGCTGGGGCTGGCCTTGTCCGCGCCCCCGCTGCCGTTGCTCGGCTTGCTCTGGCCCCCGCCGTCACCCTCGCTGCCCGGGGGCCCCTCGCTGCTGTCGCGGCGGTGCCAGGAGTAGGTGAAGCCGCTATCTTTATCGAGCCGCCGCCGGCTTTCGGAGTCGTCGTCGCTGGTCTCGGAACTGCTGCAGCTGGAGCCGCGGCCCTGGCTTTTCCGCCGGTGATAGCGTTTGTGAACCGTCCCGGGGGACGCGATGTTCATCTTCAACCTGCTCAGCTTGGGGGGCAGGTTCTCATCCATGTCGAACTCGTCGTCCGACTCCCCCTCCTCAAAGATCTGGTTGAGCACAGGAGCGCTCTTCCGAGACGTCAGGCGGTTGGTGACGGACGGCTTCCGGCGCAAAACCACCTGCGTGGAGAGGGACATGGGCTTCTTGTCCTCCTCGTCTTCCTCTTCATCTTCCTCCACTCGGAACAGACACTTGCGCCCCCCGGCCGTGGGTTTCAGGCTGGCAGGTGGCACGGCAGACAGTGTCGGGCCGGCCAGCTCGGGGAGGTCGTCTTTCTTAGCCGAGTCACACAGGCCCCCTTTGCTCCTGTGGCCATTGAGGACGCTGTCGGCAGCCCGGGCGGGAGACTGAGGGACAGTCGCGTGGGACAAGGGAGTGGCTGTGAGGTCGTCCTCGAGGTCCTGGGGCACGTCGATTTTGGTGGGCCACGACTGCCTGTGTAACAGATGGGAGAAAGAAACAGCCACCGGTCACACGCAGGTGTCAGCAAGGGCCACGGAGACGACCCCCACAGACTTCACAAGGACAGGAAGCAGCAGCCTTGCGCACCCGCTGCCCGACCTGTACACGTCAGCAAGGAGCCCAGAGGAGCGACGGGCTCCTGAGACACGGCCAGACGACCCCTGCGTCAGTGtcggaagagaggggagggggcgcgCTCTTCAAGGCGAAAACTGAGCACGAGGTCAGCGCCATGGAAGCACAAGCAGAAGCTGGGCAGCACGGGTTTGCTCCTGGGAGTCTCAGGTCACAGCCTCCGAAGGGACACTGGCTGACAACACTCACCTGACATCTCCAGTGCGCCTCATTTACCTGATGGTGTAAAAGCTCAGTGTTCATAAAGATACAGGGGAACAgcttaaagaatttaaatatgaGAATACTGGAGAGAAAAGGCAACGTATAACCGGCATCTACACGTCTCTGCTTCTCTAATGAGAAAACTCAACTACTAAGTTAAATGTACAGAAGTACACTTTCCAGCGGCCCGTCCAGAATCCTGCAGCCTGCTCTGAGCGCACCACCCCAGGGGACAGCACCGGCCAGCGGCTCCTCTGATGCCAGGACACGAACAACGGCCCCTTCCCCACGGTGGCGTTCTCATTTCCCACCAACTGTTATCCAAACTGAATCTATAGCTTTAAAAAGCTTCCAGGAATAGACACCAGACGTCTTCTCCAACCGGGAGCCTTCTCCCACCTCTCGGGGTGGAGCGAGCCTGCCCGCCCGCGTATGAAAGGTGGTTTTGCATCAGAAGTCGTGTGTCCTCCGCCCACAACAGCGAGCTCACGGCCCTGGAGGGCAACACGCAGCAGTACTGTCCTCAACGTGAGCAGCTACTCAGCCCCTCAGCAGGAGGCGAGCAGGCACCGGCAGCCCGGTGGCCCCTCACAGCAATGTAGGCAAGGGAGCTCCAGGTCTTCTCCTCTCCAGCCCAAGAATCCACTCCTGAGACGAGGCTGGCGAGCGCCGAGGGTCGTGGTCACGCCGtcagccaggcaggcagctcagacTCACTGAGCACCCCTCTGCTCACCCTCACGGCCACCACACAGCCTGGTGAAGACGAGCAGCACTGCTGACAACTGCAAGTGCACGTCACAGGGCCCAGCAGCGGCCAGCCGTCACGACGAAGCGTGagcccaggaagcaggtgctTGTGTTTAGTTCTCTTTGTGTCTAGATTTCTTCATCTGGAAAGAGGCTACGTAGCCTGCCAGACTACTGGCCGCAGGCCGGGTACAGGACTGCCCGCCTCTCAGGACGGGGCTCCGTCTGCACACACTGACCATGACCGTGGTGGTGCAGTGTTCCTCCCGGGGACAGCCCCCGTGCAGGCACTTCACCGTCGCCTATCCTCCCGCCCTGCCCCGTGAGGCACAGAGGAAGCAGCTGCACCACAGCCACTCCATCAGCCCCGCTCACCTGACTGCCCCATCGCTGAACGCCATGACGCATGACGCAGGGAAAAGATGGCCTTGCTCCCGCAGTGAATACTAAAGAAAGCTGCCTAGGACCACACTGGAAGGGTGCGGCGCAGATGACCGGCCTGACGTCGCTTCTGGCCAGGCCCACAGACGCAGCCCTGCCGTCTGAGCCGAAACGAGCCAGCACAGCCTCCCCAGCGAGGCCAGCAGAGCTTTTCAGAAACATTCACTAGACCAGCGAGGACTTTTACTCACCTGAACTGTGCCTTGATGTTGCTAGGGCTGGCCGACCGcgtctgtatttctttctcttgcttttctcGCAGGATCCTTTCGGCAAGCAGGAAGTAAGTGGCTGTGATGTGGTTGTACCTGTTGGTTTCCAGGGCTCTGAAGCACACAAGAGGAGACCGCGCCTAAGCCACACGGGTAGGTTTGCTTTTCACATGAAGCGTGGCACGGAAGACCCATGCCTGGGAATCTTTAAAAGCAGGCCAACACACaacccagaaaaacaaaacaaaacaacccaactAGCAGTTATCTGGGTCGCTCTGGAGATTCAAAAAAACACAGGACTGCATCAACATGTTCACTTTAGTGAGAAAGTCCAAGATGCTGACAGTATCTGAGCTGGATGTCAGGGCGGATGCTTAGGCAAAGGGAACAAAGCTCCCAAGGGCGCACACGTCATCCTAGACTGAGTGTGAACTGACTGCTC of Oryctolagus cuniculus chromosome 10, mOryCun1.1, whole genome shotgun sequence contains these proteins:
- the SNRK gene encoding SNF-related serine/threonine-protein kinase isoform X1, which encodes MAGFKRGYDGKIAGLYDLDKTLGRGHFAVVKLARHVFTGEKVAVKVIDKTKLDTLATGHLFQEVRCMKLVQHPNIVRLYEVIDTQTKLYLILELGDGGDMFDYIMKHEEGLNEDLAKKYFAQIVHAISYCHKLHVVHRDLKPENVVFFEKQGLVKLTDFGFSNKFQPGKKLTTSCGSLAYSAPEILLGDEYDAPAVDIWSLGVILFMLVCGQPPFQEANDSETLTMIMDCKYTVPSHVSKECKDLITRMLQRDPKRRASLEEIENHPWLQGVDPSPATKYNIPLVSYKNLSEEEHNSIIQRMVLGDIADRDAIVEALETNRYNHITATYFLLAERILREKQEKEIQTRSASPSNIKAQFRQSWPTKIDVPQDLEDDLTATPLSHATVPQSPARAADSVLNGHRSKGGLCDSAKKDDLPELAGPTLSAVPPASLKPTAGGRKCLFRVEEDEEEDEEDKKPMSLSTQVVLRRKPSVTNRLTSRKSAPVLNQIFEEGESDDEFDMDENLPPKLSRLKMNIASPGTVHKRYHRRKSQGRGSSCSSSETSDDDSESRRRLDKDSGFTYSWHRRDSSEGPPGSEGDGGGQSKPSNGSGGADKASPSENNAGGGSPAGGSGGNPTNSSGTTRRCAGPGNSMQLASRSAGELVESLKLMSLCLGSQLHGSARYLIDPQHGLSFSSVKVQEKSSWKMCISSTGHAGPAPAVGGIKFFSDHMADTTTELERIKSKNLKNNVLQLPLCEKTISVNIQRNPKEGLLCASSQASCCHVI
- the SNRK gene encoding SNF-related serine/threonine-protein kinase isoform X2 yields the protein MLVCGQPPFQEANDSETLTMIMDCKYTVPSHVSKECKDLITRMLQRDPKRRASLEEIENHPWLQGVDPSPATKYNIPLVSYKNLSEEEHNSIIQRMVLGDIADRDAIVEALETNRYNHITATYFLLAERILREKQEKEIQTRSASPSNIKAQFRQSWPTKIDVPQDLEDDLTATPLSHATVPQSPARAADSVLNGHRSKGGLCDSAKKDDLPELAGPTLSAVPPASLKPTAGGRKCLFRVEEDEEEDEEDKKPMSLSTQVVLRRKPSVTNRLTSRKSAPVLNQIFEEGESDDEFDMDENLPPKLSRLKMNIASPGTVHKRYHRRKSQGRGSSCSSSETSDDDSESRRRLDKDSGFTYSWHRRDSSEGPPGSEGDGGGQSKPSNGSGGADKASPSENNAGGGSPAGGSGGNPTNSSGTTRRCAGPGNSMQLASRSAGELVESLKLMSLCLGSQLHGSARYLIDPQHGLSFSSVKVQEKSSWKMCISSTGHAGPAPAVGGIKFFSDHMADTTTELERIKSKNLKNNVLQLPLCEKTISVNIQRNPKEGLLCASSQASCCHVI